In a single window of the Deinococcus aerophilus genome:
- a CDS encoding M42 family metallopeptidase, with translation MNLDYTLDVLLRLLETPSPTGLTSEAVALIEQEVRALGVTPVRTRKGALTWELPGTGDGHVTFSGHVDTLGALVREIKSNGRLLLFSMGGYDWTTVEGEDVRVHTQDGHGVTGTVVNIRQSTHVHGAALRELRREAAVMEVRLDERTSSAAETRALGIEVGDFVSFDARPRVTPAGYIKSRHLDNKAAVAIFLDVTRDLLQNPPERTVAFHVATYEEVGHGAATGIPPHTDALVAVDMAAVGEGQTSSEHHVTLCVADSGGPYDHDLGKRLRSVAREAGVELRVDLYPYYSSDGTAAWQAGGDYPVALIGPGVDASHAYERTHTDALRATADLMLAYVRSDR, from the coding sequence ATGAATCTGGACTACACGCTGGACGTTTTGCTGCGCCTGCTGGAGACGCCCAGTCCCACCGGTTTGACCTCAGAGGCAGTGGCGTTGATCGAGCAGGAGGTCCGGGCGCTGGGCGTCACCCCGGTCCGCACCCGCAAGGGAGCACTCACCTGGGAGCTTCCCGGCACGGGCGACGGGCACGTCACCTTCAGCGGGCATGTGGATACCCTGGGAGCGCTGGTCCGGGAGATCAAGAGCAACGGCCGGCTGCTGCTGTTCAGCATGGGCGGCTACGACTGGACCACCGTGGAGGGTGAGGACGTGCGCGTTCATACCCAGGACGGGCACGGAGTCACCGGCACGGTGGTGAACATCCGCCAGAGCACGCACGTCCACGGCGCGGCCCTGCGTGAACTCCGGCGCGAGGCCGCCGTGATGGAGGTGCGCCTGGATGAACGGACCTCCAGCGCCGCCGAGACCCGCGCGCTGGGCATTGAGGTCGGCGATTTTGTCAGCTTCGATGCCCGGCCCCGGGTCACGCCCGCCGGATACATCAAGTCGCGCCATCTGGACAACAAGGCCGCGGTCGCGATCTTTCTGGACGTGACGCGCGACCTGCTTCAGAACCCGCCCGAGCGGACGGTCGCCTTCCACGTCGCCACCTATGAGGAGGTCGGGCACGGGGCCGCCACCGGCATTCCCCCGCACACCGACGCCCTGGTGGCGGTGGACATGGCGGCGGTGGGCGAGGGCCAGACGAGCAGCGAGCACCACGTCACGCTGTGTGTGGCCGACAGCGGCGGCCCCTACGACCACGACCTGGGCAAGCGGCTGCGCAGCGTGGCCCGCGAAGCTGGAGTGGAGCTGCGCGTGGACCTCTACCCGTACTACTCCTCGGATGGCACGGCGGCGTGGCAGGCGGGCGGCGATTATCCGGTGGCCCTGATCGGTCCCGGGGTGGACGCCAGCCACGCCTACGAACGAACCCACACCGACGCCCTGAGGGCAACGGCGGACCTGATGCTCGCCTACGTGCGGTCAGACCGCTAA
- the accB gene encoding acetyl-CoA carboxylase biotin carboxyl carrier protein, with the protein MNPEDLKQILDALKSADVREFSLKTGSFALDLKRGPQPSNGPAFSSAPAAPQGPSLPAAFESAFDAAPSASGSAPASQSSQASAPAAPESSPAPAAPAASKGAPVKAPIVGTFYSASSPDAAPYVKVGDTVQAGQVLCIIEAMKLMNEIEAETGGVVREILVKNAEPVEYGQTLFLIE; encoded by the coding sequence ATGAACCCGGAAGACCTGAAACAGATTCTCGATGCCCTGAAATCCGCCGATGTCCGTGAATTCAGCCTCAAGACCGGCAGCTTTGCCCTGGACCTCAAGCGGGGCCCGCAGCCCAGCAACGGCCCGGCCTTCTCCAGCGCCCCCGCCGCGCCCCAGGGCCCGTCCCTGCCCGCCGCGTTTGAGTCGGCCTTCGATGCCGCGCCCAGCGCTTCGGGCAGCGCTCCGGCTTCCCAGAGCAGTCAGGCCAGCGCCCCCGCCGCGCCTGAGAGCAGCCCCGCCCCGGCGGCGCCCGCCGCGAGCAAGGGTGCGCCGGTCAAGGCGCCCATCGTGGGCACCTTCTACTCCGCCTCCAGTCCGGACGCCGCGCCCTACGTCAAGGTCGGCGACACCGTGCAGGCCGGACAGGTGCTGTGCATCATCGAGGCCATGAAGCTGATGAACGAGATCGAGGCCGAGACGGGCGGCGTGGTGCGCGAAATTCTGGTGAAGAACGCCGAACCGGTGGAATACGGTCAGACGCTCTTCCTGATCGAGTAA
- a CDS encoding IclR family transcriptional regulator — MLSLQKAANILSAFSAEQPEWGVRALATHLGVPRATAHAYLAGLTGAGFLRRTPAGKYRLSWHLAEMGAQLTASLPWFPEARALITRLALEVRCVAFLCILEGEDVVAAIRERHPDADIDLPLDVYLPATATASGKLLYAHAEITPKHFAACTQSSITTPDEWRTEVAKVRRLGYAYSIEEWIPGQCTLGVPYHHADGPGMGAGNGLSGGMVAAIGVQMSAGRYLREERAVRERVLDIVREAEALN, encoded by the coding sequence GTGCTGTCCCTTCAGAAAGCGGCAAACATTCTCTCGGCCTTCAGTGCCGAGCAGCCCGAGTGGGGCGTGCGCGCCCTGGCCACCCATCTGGGCGTGCCGCGCGCCACGGCCCACGCCTATCTGGCCGGGCTTACCGGCGCGGGATTCCTGCGCCGCACGCCCGCCGGCAAGTACCGCCTGTCGTGGCACCTGGCCGAGATGGGCGCGCAGCTCACCGCCTCGCTGCCGTGGTTTCCCGAGGCCCGCGCCCTGATCACCCGGCTGGCACTGGAGGTCCGCTGCGTGGCCTTTTTGTGCATTCTGGAAGGCGAGGACGTGGTGGCCGCCATCCGTGAGCGGCACCCCGACGCCGACATTGACCTGCCGCTGGACGTGTACCTGCCCGCCACCGCGACCGCGAGCGGCAAGCTGCTGTACGCCCACGCGGAGATCACGCCCAAACACTTTGCCGCTTGCACCCAGAGCAGCATCACCACGCCCGACGAGTGGCGCACCGAGGTTGCCAAGGTCCGGCGGCTGGGTTACGCCTACAGCATCGAGGAATGGATTCCGGGGCAGTGCACCCTGGGCGTGCCGTACCACCATGCCGACGGCCCGGGCATGGGCGCAGGCAACGGCCTGAGCGGCGGCATGGTGGCGGCCATCGGCGTGCAGATGAGCGCTGGGCGCTACCTGCGCGAGGAACGCGCCGTGCGCGAGCGGGTGCTCGACATCGTGCGTGAGGCCGAGGCGCTGAACTGA